The Sylvia atricapilla isolate bSylAtr1 chromosome 5, bSylAtr1.pri, whole genome shotgun sequence genome includes a window with the following:
- the SLC25A3 gene encoding solute carrier family 25 member 3 isoform X1, translating to MFSSIAPLARYNPFYAPHFQLVQDGVRKRPAEPAEAPATRRGLAAASADEEYSCEYGSLKFYALCGVGGVLSCGLTHTGVVPLDLVKCRMQVDPQKYKSIFNGFSVTINEDGVRGLAKGWAPTFIGYSMQGLCKFGFYEVFKILYGNMLGEENAYLWRTSLYLAASASAEFFADIALAPMEAAKVRIQTQPGYANTLRQALPKMFAEEGIWAFYKGVAPLWMRQIPYTMMKFACFERTVEALYKYVVPKPRSECTKGEQLVVTFVAGYIAGVFCAIVSHPADSVVSVLNKEKGSSASQVLMRLGFKGVWKGLFARIIMIGTLTALQWFIYDSVKVYFRLPRPPPPEMPESLKKKLGLTE from the exons ATGTTCTCGTCCATCGCGCCGCTCGCGCGGTACAACCCGTTCTACGCGCCGCACTTCCAGCTGGTGCAGGACGGCGTGAGAAAGCGCCCAGCGGAGCCCGCGGAGGCCCCCGCCACGCGGCGAGGCCTGGCGGCCGCGTCTGCCGACGAAG aatACAGTTGTGAATATGGCTCGCTCAAGTTTTATGCTCTCTGTGGTGTTGGCGGGGTCCTAAGTTGTGGCCTGACACACACTGGTGTCGTACCTCTGGATTTAGTGAAATGTCGTATGCAG GTTGATCCACAAAAATACAAGAGCATCTTCAATGGATtttcagtgacaatcaatgaaGATGGTGTTCGTGGTTTGGCTAAGGGATGGGCTCCAACCTTTATTGGCTATTCCATGCAAGGCCTTTGTAAATTTGGATTCTATGAAGTTTTCAAAATCCTGTATGGCAACATGCTGGGAGAG GAAAATGCCTATTTGTGGCGTACTTCGCTGTATTTAGCTGCATCTGCCAGTGCGGAGTTTTTTGCTGATATTGCTCTGGCTCCAATGGAAGCTGCTAAAGTTCGGATTCAGACACAGCCTGGATATGCAAACACCCTCCGGCAGGCTTTACCCAAAATGTTTGCAGAAGAAGGCATCTGGGC TTTCTATAAAGGTGTTGCTCCACTATGGATGAGACAGATTCCATACACAATGATGAAATTTGCCTGCTTTGAACGTACTGTTGAAGCTCTTTACAAGTACGTTGTTCCCAAGCCACGAAGTGAATGTACAAAAGGAGAACAGCTGGTGGTCACATTTGTTGCAGGCTATATTG CTGGTGTATTCTGTGCAATTGTTTCCCATCCTGCTGACTCTGTGGTGTCTGTGTTGAACAAAGAAAAGGGCAGCTCAGCTTCACAGGTTCTTATGAGGCTTGGATTCAAAG GTGTATGGAAAGGTCTGTTTGCTCGTATCATTATGATCGGTACCCTGACTGCACTCCAGTGGTTCATCTACGATTCTGTCAAGGTTTATTTCAGACTTCCTCGCCCACCTCCACCTGAAATGCCAGAATCTCTGAAGAAGAAGCTTGGTCTAACTGAGTAG
- the SLC25A3 gene encoding solute carrier family 25 member 3 isoform X2, producing the protein MFSSIAPLARYNPFYAPHFQLVQDGVRKRPAEPAEAPATRRGLAAASADEEYSCAYGSNRFFVLCGLGGIISCGTTHTALVPLDLVKCRMQVDPQKYKSIFNGFSVTINEDGVRGLAKGWAPTFIGYSMQGLCKFGFYEVFKILYGNMLGEENAYLWRTSLYLAASASAEFFADIALAPMEAAKVRIQTQPGYANTLRQALPKMFAEEGIWAFYKGVAPLWMRQIPYTMMKFACFERTVEALYKYVVPKPRSECTKGEQLVVTFVAGYIAGVFCAIVSHPADSVVSVLNKEKGSSASQVLMRLGFKGVWKGLFARIIMIGTLTALQWFIYDSVKVYFRLPRPPPPEMPESLKKKLGLTE; encoded by the exons ATGTTCTCGTCCATCGCGCCGCTCGCGCGGTACAACCCGTTCTACGCGCCGCACTTCCAGCTGGTGCAGGACGGCGTGAGAAAGCGCCCAGCGGAGCCCGCGGAGGCCCCCGCCACGCGGCGAGGCCTGGCGGCCGCGTCTGCCGACGAAG AATACAGCTGTGCCTATGGCTCAAACAGATTCTTTGTGCTTTGTGGCCTTGGTGGGATTATTAGCTGTGGAACAACGCATACAGCACTGGTTCCTCTAGACCTGGTTAAATGCAGAATGCAG GTTGATCCACAAAAATACAAGAGCATCTTCAATGGATtttcagtgacaatcaatgaaGATGGTGTTCGTGGTTTGGCTAAGGGATGGGCTCCAACCTTTATTGGCTATTCCATGCAAGGCCTTTGTAAATTTGGATTCTATGAAGTTTTCAAAATCCTGTATGGCAACATGCTGGGAGAG GAAAATGCCTATTTGTGGCGTACTTCGCTGTATTTAGCTGCATCTGCCAGTGCGGAGTTTTTTGCTGATATTGCTCTGGCTCCAATGGAAGCTGCTAAAGTTCGGATTCAGACACAGCCTGGATATGCAAACACCCTCCGGCAGGCTTTACCCAAAATGTTTGCAGAAGAAGGCATCTGGGC TTTCTATAAAGGTGTTGCTCCACTATGGATGAGACAGATTCCATACACAATGATGAAATTTGCCTGCTTTGAACGTACTGTTGAAGCTCTTTACAAGTACGTTGTTCCCAAGCCACGAAGTGAATGTACAAAAGGAGAACAGCTGGTGGTCACATTTGTTGCAGGCTATATTG CTGGTGTATTCTGTGCAATTGTTTCCCATCCTGCTGACTCTGTGGTGTCTGTGTTGAACAAAGAAAAGGGCAGCTCAGCTTCACAGGTTCTTATGAGGCTTGGATTCAAAG GTGTATGGAAAGGTCTGTTTGCTCGTATCATTATGATCGGTACCCTGACTGCACTCCAGTGGTTCATCTACGATTCTGTCAAGGTTTATTTCAGACTTCCTCGCCCACCTCCACCTGAAATGCCAGAATCTCTGAAGAAGAAGCTTGGTCTAACTGAGTAG